The Pagrus major chromosome 5, Pma_NU_1.0 genomic sequence aaataaatatttccagCGGCTCCTGTAGTTGTACAGATGTTAGCAGGTCTGTGGCCTTCACTGCTGCCCTCCCCTCCGGGTGCCCCCCGGTGCCCCCCACATGATAATAACGTGGATCCGCCCCTGTCGTCCACATCAATGGAAAGGTGACGCGCTCCGCAGCGCGTGTGTGCCCCTCTGTTCCGCCGTCTGCGCGCGCTGCCGCACACCAATCAGCTGCTGGATGTAGCCGAACTCACGCGGGCAGCTCCGCCGTGCTATGGGTCGACCATGGAGAGAAGCCGGGGAGTGATGTCGACGCTGAGCCCGACAGATCCGCAGCGATGAGCTCCTCCTTTCCAAAATCGGAATCCACGACATCTTTACTGAAATCCTCCTCGGCGGCGAGGAGACCCGCGCACCTCCCGGACCGAACCGCAGACAGCCGGAGAAGTCAGCACCACCatcagcaccagcaccagcaccagcaccagcaccaccaccgtCCCGCCGCCctccagagcagcagcagcagagccgaGGAGTCCTTCTGGTCGGCCGAGTGCGACATCAGCGCCCGGAGACCCCTGTGCCACCCGTCGCTCATCGGCAGCCAGGACAGTCACAATGCAGCCACACGGGGCAAGTGCAAGTCACACGCCCCTCACAGCCAAGTTCCCGACCCGCCCGAGCCGAACGGCGAGGCGGGCCGAGGTGTGAGGGAGCGCTGCAGGTCCTCCAAACCCACACACCGGCACCACCACCGCAGGAAGACCCACCGGGAGGAGCGTCCGCCGGCGGCGGCAGGACCTCCTGAACCCGAGCATCCCCGGCGATCCCGCCCGGTCCCCAGGGTGCCCTCTCTGTCGGACAGCACCGACGACCGGGCTCCCCTCTGCGAGCCGAGGGACCACAAAGGGGCCAGCCTGGCTCACAGCGGGGGTCAGGGCAGCAGTCCATCCCCGTCCTCATGCTCCCTGGTGCCGCTGTCCAGCAGGTCCTCCAGGCGCTCCCGGAGGTCCAGCGCTGCTTCCTCTGCGTCTGATATCAACTTACGCACCATCCTCAACTCGCTGTTTGGACAGGTAAGGCCCCGAAACACACGCAGCTGTAAGAGTGTCTCTCTGAATTCATCTGAGGAGTTGTGTTGTGGTGAGCAGCAGAGGTGCTCATGGGGATTTTGTGGCCCCTGACAGGCTGCGACTTCCCAAACCTGAACCAGAGTTTATGTTTCATGTGAGGCTTCATGTGAGAGTCTCCTCTGGGAGGAGGATGACTGACAGACCACTGTTCCTCTCAGATAACAGAGGGCTGCTGTGAGTGTTTCCAGTCAGATATGAAGCAGTTAACTGTGGCTCCTGGCTCCACTGACGTCCTGTTTACAATCAATACACGCTAATGTGCTCTGTGATGCAGTCTGCAAGCACTGTCATATCTGGACGGACTATAGAGGGAAACACTTCCTCTACACATTCATTTTCTTATGTAAGTTGTAAATACAGCAGCACCTCCTACAGACCTCCTCAATCAGCCCGTCCTGCCTCACTGAAGTGGATGAAATGTtctactacacacacacacacacacacacacacacacacacacacacacacacagtggagagGAGATCTGTGATGTGCTAATGTGAGGCGAAGATTTGTCTTCATGTTCCTGCATTATTCAATCAGGAGCTCTGCAGTGATTGTTGAAGGAAATCACTTTGatgttcctgctgctgatggAGTTTCTATTCTGGGcctgaaacatatttacataaacGAAGACGAGCTCAGGTGGTTTTCTGTTCGGCGAGAGCATTTTCAGACTCTTCCTTCCCATGTCGGGTGCAATCTGACCGTGAATCAGGAGGTGATTTACGTAAAAGCAGTCTCCCGCCGTGCCTTTTCCCAGAGAAGCCTTCCTGCGCTTGTAGTATGAAAAGTCCAGTCTACAAATAACCTGTGAGTCAGTGCGACAgcccagcagctctgtgaaaaCATTAGCGTGACCTGAAGAAGGGGTCTTTGATGAGACAGCGAGATGGAGAGGAGTTCAGTGACAGGCTGAAAAACCTAACAAATGGGTTGAAGGAATACACTCTCCGCCTCTGGCATTTCGTCAAAGTGCTGCGAGTAGTAGTGAGGCTGGAAGGGAGCAGATGGTGATCAGGTAGATGAGACTCACTGGAGGTCTTCTAACCTCACTAACTAGATTTTATAGTCGTCGTCCTGCAGATAAAAACATGCATGTAGATGTAAATGTACCAGTAACACGTGGATGCAGATCCTCTACACGTCTGTGTGCTTCATGAGGCTGCTGGAGGTCAGAGTGACCTTGTGTTTCCTGCAGAGGGCAGAGGATGATGTGTGGTGGGTGTGaggcaagaaaaacaacagcacgCGCTACAGCTGGGCCTGATATCCATATCACATCCTCACCGTGATGTGAGGCTGTATCTCGTCCTGTTTGGGAGGGATGGACTCGTTCGCTTCATTCGACCACAACTAGAGAACCTACTCTTCTGGACGTTTTGGTTTCAGGTCCATTAGTCTAACTGTCACAAACCTCggtcagataaaggatcaataAGTCGGACAGACCAGACTCACATATTCGACTAAACAGCAACTAAACAGGAAGAGGAGCGGGGGGATGGCAGGTTTACCAAGAGGGATGGCATCCCGCCTCATCACCCGTCATGTCACCTGCTGGTTATACTGTGATAGGACTCTTAATCTTTCTGTTTTAGGGCCAAAAAACAATTTCTCTGCATCCAGTTGTAAATTGTGGTCATGTGGTGACACCTTAATGCAGATAAGATTTCTTAATCCGAGCAGGAGGGAGCATTTAGATGTTGAATAGAAGAGGCCTTATAAAAGACACTGTGATTTTTGTTCACTCACATTCATGATTACCAGTCGACACAAAGACGCCCTTGTCTTGAAACACTAGCTGTGTTTCCATCGCTTGAggtgttatttgttttttgtgaatcAGAGTCaatgttcaaaatgtttgatggaaacagatttgcAGAATAAACTCTGACGCAGCAAACATACAGCTCACATGActcatcagctgtttcctgtcttcaTTATAACAATTACATTGTGTCTTtgtaactcactgttgactttttggtttcacactgaacacaaacagctttCCTTGTTCAACACAACTGTCCATCCTCAACCTCGGCCTTATACGGACTTTTACTTATGtttcttctcctcacttcctcctttgcagctgtaataatcactacagccactagaggtcacagtctaacaagaaacataaataaaggTCGTAAAAGCTGCTACATAgtagtttttctgatgaggatgggctgGTGTCACAATATACCAGAACTGACGATAATCttgagattaaaaataaaatattaatattgtgttaatgatacacatatgataatattgtgcGAGTAATCTAACGAGGATTTTAAGCCTTTTTCATCGTTCGTTcatctgttattttattatttcatggttacagactctctccacctcacTACACTCTTATTTTGAGTaaaatttattttccaaaagaGAGACAAAGCACACAGTGTACAATACACAGTCTGCACACTGAAAATCTGATgatatatcatgatataaccTAGAAATCATCAGTAAAAATTGCTATTTTAAGGCCATACACCAGCCATAGCAtatgcagaaacacaaagtattaCAGGAAGTGTAATATaagaattaaaatgtaatctcAAGGTTTGAAATTGATAAATTAGTCTCGCACTGGAGTGTGAGAGTGCAGCTGAGGAGCACAGTCGGACTGGAAATAGGTCATCACACAGTGTTCTTGTACATTTGTCTGCTACAGATTTGAGCAAACACCTCAAACTACGAGTGCGACCCTGAAGCACAGGTCACCTGTCAGGTGCACATTTGTTAAGAGTACATTTTCCTGCAGGAGCGCTGACACGCCACATCCCATTCCTCTTGTTTATTCTGACAAAACATGCTTTTTGGCACAGATGATCTGGTGATGTGAGGTTTACAGATGCTCACCGGCTCATCAGTGGTGCCGAGGTAACATAAAagatgtttgatatttatgatgTAAAATCTAGATGGTTACATCatcaacaaccaatgagagaggcttCCCGGAGCAGCTGATGGTCTAGCCCttgcagctaacattagctagcatactactaTTGACAGacacttaaaatctcacctccagttcccTCTGAAGAAGAAACCCTGTGTTGACCGTCTGCTTTTTGTTTGCATTAcaacagcaagttgttgcaccacgctaatctccattttgtttacatctacttcccctttttttcaaattgtattCAAATTGAACGAGTCCCgtgtgtccaaattgcaccaaattcgaCGCTGCACTCTCTTGGATCCTCTGCAAAGAagctgccaagtgtgaagtagatcagatGAACGGTTCTCCAGATATGTGAAtaacagacagacggacagacagacagacagacagacagtgatcTCTGGCTTTATAGTTAGATGTTTGCTGCCTGTGAATCTGTGTCAACTGTCTGTTATGGTCACAGATAACTATAACAGTTTGGTCAGTGTGACAGTTGTGTGAAACATGTCACACGGTGTTTCGCCCTCTTCTCCTTTAATAGgcatatacttctcttcttccctctctctttaagtttccctccctcactctttctttcGTCTCACTGTTGCTTTTTTCATTTACTGCCGACAGTTCAGCACCGTGCACTTCACTTGTTTTTCAACCGGCTGTAAGTTAGCATCCCGGTCTTCATGGGTCTTGCTGTAACCAGAGTTTGCACTCCTCTCAGAATCCAAACTGCAAACA encodes the following:
- the cabp1a gene encoding calcium-binding protein 1a translates to MSSSFPKSESTTSLLKSSSAARRPAHLPDRTADSRRSQHHHQHQHQHQHQHHHRPAALQSSSSRAEESFWSAECDISARRPLCHPSLIGSQDSHNAATRGKCKSHAPHSQVPDPPEPNGEAGRGVRERCRSSKPTHRHHHRRKTHREERPPAAAGPPEPEHPRRSRPVPRVPSLSDSTDDRAPLCEPRDHKGASLAHSGGQGSSPSPSSCSLVPLSSRSSRRSRRSSAASSASDINLRTILNSLFGQDRELRPEEMDELRDAFKEFDKDKDGFISCKDLGNCMRTMGYMPTEMELIELSQQINMNLGGHVDFEDFVELMGPKLLAETADMIGIKELKDAFREFDTNGDGAISTSELRDAMRKLLGQQVGLKEVEDILRDVDLNGDGLVDFEEFVRMMSR